GGTAATTTTggtatttgaaattttgaaggcTGAAGGGTTGTTGAAAGTTTGCTCTAATGGTAGTCATAAAAGAgaagttttctattttttgtagtGGGGAGACATGGAAATTATAGAATACATTTAGCCTTTTAGGGATTGACAAAaactcccccccccttttttttttcagtaccGTAAAAGTTTCCTTCTATATATAAATTCAAAGACCCCCTCCATGCCATAAACCCATTCCACAAAGGCATAGTCCCAAATCATTCTATTCATTGCTTAGTTCCACCATGATGCATTTCGTTCTATTGTTTGGACTTCTGATAGTAGCATGTTTTAGTGTAAGAGAAATAATGCTTTTCCATTTTCCATTAATTTCATTGGGGTTATTGTTTGCtcatattttatctttcttattcggttctaatttttttttacccatgACATTGCAGGGTTTTCAAGCTGAAAAAGCCTTCTCCGAGTATTGGGAAGAACGCATTGGTCTTCCACACCCGCCACATTGGTTACTTGCAAAGGCTTCTCCATTGAGCCCCCATCAAGTGGCAGTGTTTATGAAACTTATGGATGCAAATGAATTGGCTTCCCACATGCATTCCTTTTGTAAGCAAACTAATGTTGCTTGTTCTACAAATGCACTGGCGAAGAAGAGAACAGACGACACAACCCTGCCACCTATAGCCCAGTGGAATGCTTTGAGAATTGTTTATGAACACCTTCCAAATGAAGTACCAATGTCGGTTGCCAGCCAAGGGGGATTGCCATTTTTTCGGGAATCAATGGTTCAAGAGGGAGGTTTCATGCCAATCTCTGATCTAAGGGATCCAATGTCATACAAATCATTCTTACCACGTTGTTTGGcatcaaaaatcccattttccttttcccagattgaggaaataaaaaagtttttTGGTGTGGGAAATGAATCAAACATGAATGAGTATATTCAAGATACAATCAAGATATGTAAGAAGAGCCCCATTCTCGGCAAGCAAAGCACATGTGCAACTTCTGCTGAGGATCTCATCGATTTTGTTATTGAGGAATTAGGGCAGCATGTACACATATGGAGTACAGAGAGCATAGAAGGATCTtatgagaatgtcacaattggaGATATAAAACTCATTTATGGAAACCTTTCTGAACCACCAGCCTTATGTCATAGTCTACCATTCCCATTTCAAATATATTATTGCCATGTTTTACAGAAAGTAAAAGTATTTGCAGTTGATATACATGCTaggaagaaagtgaatcatGCAATCATGGT
Above is a genomic segment from Macadamia integrifolia cultivar HAES 741 unplaced genomic scaffold, SCU_Mint_v3 scaffold1950, whole genome shotgun sequence containing:
- the LOC122065271 gene encoding polygalacturonase non-catalytic subunit AroGP2-like, which codes for MMHFVLLFGLLIVACFSGFQAEKAFSEYWEERIGLPHPPHWLLAKASPLSPHQVAVFMKLMDANELASHMHSFCKQTNVACSTNALAKKRTDDTTLPPIAQWNALRIVYEHLPNEVPMSVASQGGLPFFRESMVQEGGFMPISDLRDPMSYKSFLPRCLASKIPFSFSQIEEIKKFFGVGNESNMNEYIQDTIKICKKSPILGKQSTCATSAEDLIDFVIEELGQHVHIWSTESIEGSYENVTIGDIKLIYGNLSEPPALCHSLPFPFQIYYCHVLQKVKVFAVDIHARKKVNHAIMVCHYDTSTWNPNHYAFKMHGFGPGLIEVCHWINENAMVWTKSQG